From the genome of Streptomyces sp. NBC_01260, one region includes:
- a CDS encoding TetR/AcrR family transcriptional regulator yields the protein MAEAQLGPRARYREQTRAEIKESALRQLADGGVAALALTRIAKDMGLSGPALYRYFASRDDLLNALIRDAYDDAATAIGVAAARSDDVSASPRERLRSLAAAYRTWAVGEPHRYLLIQGSPVPGYVAPADTLDRARAVLGPFLAVFAGGAPGAGVTPVVTQMADWLASDAAVGGWVTEYAADASDTAACARALAGALLAWAQLHGSVGLEAAGQFTGMGHSVDTLLDAQIGMLADAFGLE from the coding sequence ATGGCCGAGGCGCAACTGGGGCCACGGGCCCGGTACCGGGAGCAGACCCGGGCGGAGATCAAGGAATCAGCCCTGCGGCAGCTGGCCGACGGGGGTGTGGCAGCGCTCGCCCTCACCCGGATCGCCAAGGACATGGGCCTGTCCGGGCCGGCTCTCTACCGATACTTCGCCAGCCGCGACGACCTGCTGAACGCACTGATCAGGGACGCGTACGACGATGCCGCGACGGCCATCGGGGTGGCGGCGGCCCGGTCGGATGACGTTTCGGCGAGCCCGCGCGAGCGACTGCGCTCGCTCGCGGCCGCCTACCGGACCTGGGCGGTCGGGGAACCGCACCGCTATCTCCTGATCCAGGGCTCTCCGGTGCCCGGATATGTCGCGCCCGCCGACACGCTGGACCGGGCCCGCGCGGTCCTCGGGCCGTTCCTCGCGGTGTTCGCGGGCGGGGCTCCCGGAGCGGGTGTGACCCCGGTGGTGACACAGATGGCGGACTGGCTGGCCTCGGACGCGGCCGTGGGCGGCTGGGTGACCGAGTACGCGGCGGACGCCTCCGACACCGCGGCCTGCGCACGGGCGCTGGCGGGCGCGCTGCTCGCATGGGCGCAGCTGCACGGATCGGTGGGACTGGAGGCGGCTGGGCAGTTCACCGGGATGGGACACAGCGTGGACACCCTGCTGGATGCGCAGATCGGGATGCTGGCGGACGCCTTCGGGCTGGAGTGA
- a CDS encoding right-handed parallel beta-helix repeat-containing protein, which yields MNRTVNVVRGTAAAATAAFLAALLAAPGAQAAPGARSLYVSPDGRGSSCTAARPCTPEAARDLARTETGRDVRVLLKDGTYKRDEPLRLGAADSGRNGRTITWTAAPGAHPVLSGGQDITGWHRNADGTWSAGVPAGVTPRQLFVDGRRATRARGGACAASTCDATATGMTGATATGIDHWQRPTDAEAVIRVRWRNYHCRIAGVSGDTMTFVQPCWTNSAGGTDRTGPAWDSTTVDSTRYSGVAFFENAPELLDQPGEFVWDSKGRAVTYLPRKGENMRRAQTVTPHTEQLLVIDGAHDVTVSGIGFAYAAYRQPGTDEGYAGMQAGLTLTGATGPVDHAGRYYTKPSAAVTVRGGRRVSIESSRFSHLGGAGAILEAGTKDSSLTRSAFTDLSSGAVYVGDTEPVPDASLAGERNTVAYNTITRSGVEYTDSVGIWAGYEAGLSVDHNSLDHLPYSAISVGWGWNQPEAQKSVLRDNKVTGNRITDVMEVAQQQHDGGAIYTQGAQPGTVLSGNYINRSAYGNTERDGNGIYLDEQSSHITVERNVITRIGYKWVSNWADYGIQNTARGNWTDTAAPALGGSGSVMTDNLTGLDRLPAEALAVAARAGARGGPVEQLRTDLARTGTATQSSTEGTATAARALDADTNTDTRTLSEAGAWWQVDLGAVRHVRQIEIWNDASSTTADFDIVTDDGTVHISGKALRPTLVNLDSRTRTVKIVSSGTGRVALAQVLVHP from the coding sequence GTGAACCGCACCGTGAACGTCGTACGAGGAACCGCCGCTGCCGCCACCGCCGCATTCCTGGCGGCACTCCTCGCCGCCCCCGGCGCCCAAGCGGCCCCCGGAGCACGCTCGTTGTACGTGTCCCCCGACGGCCGGGGCTCCTCCTGCACCGCCGCCCGGCCCTGCACCCCGGAAGCCGCCCGGGACCTGGCGCGCACCGAGACCGGGCGCGACGTCCGCGTGCTCCTCAAGGACGGTACGTACAAGCGCGACGAGCCCCTGAGGCTGGGCGCCGCCGACTCGGGGAGGAACGGCCGCACCATCACCTGGACCGCCGCCCCGGGCGCCCACCCCGTCCTCTCCGGCGGACAGGACATCACCGGCTGGCACCGCAACGCCGACGGCACCTGGAGCGCCGGGGTCCCCGCCGGTGTCACCCCGCGCCAGCTCTTCGTCGACGGCAGGCGCGCCACCCGCGCCCGCGGCGGGGCCTGCGCGGCGAGCACCTGCGACGCCACCGCCACCGGCATGACCGGCGCCACCGCGACCGGAATCGACCACTGGCAGCGCCCCACCGACGCCGAAGCCGTCATCCGGGTCCGCTGGCGCAACTACCACTGCCGGATCGCGGGCGTCAGCGGCGACACCATGACGTTCGTCCAGCCCTGCTGGACCAACTCGGCCGGCGGCACCGACCGCACCGGACCCGCCTGGGACTCCACGACGGTCGACTCCACCCGCTACAGCGGCGTCGCCTTCTTCGAGAACGCCCCGGAACTCCTGGACCAGCCAGGTGAGTTCGTATGGGATTCGAAGGGACGCGCCGTCACCTACCTGCCGCGCAAGGGCGAGAACATGCGCCGCGCGCAGACCGTCACTCCGCACACCGAACAGCTGCTCGTCATCGACGGTGCCCACGACGTCACCGTCAGCGGGATCGGCTTCGCCTACGCGGCGTACCGGCAGCCCGGCACCGATGAGGGCTATGCGGGGATGCAGGCCGGTCTCACCCTGACCGGAGCCACCGGCCCCGTCGACCACGCGGGCCGCTACTACACGAAGCCGTCCGCCGCGGTCACCGTCCGCGGCGGACGCCGGGTGTCCATCGAGAGCAGCCGGTTCAGCCATCTCGGCGGCGCCGGCGCGATCCTGGAGGCCGGCACCAAGGACAGCTCCCTGACCCGGTCGGCCTTCACGGACCTGTCCTCGGGCGCCGTGTACGTCGGCGACACCGAACCGGTGCCGGACGCATCGCTGGCGGGGGAGCGGAACACCGTCGCGTACAACACCATCACCCGCTCCGGCGTCGAGTACACCGACTCGGTGGGCATCTGGGCCGGTTACGAGGCCGGGCTGAGCGTCGACCACAACAGCCTGGACCACCTCCCGTACTCCGCGATCTCGGTCGGCTGGGGCTGGAACCAGCCCGAGGCCCAGAAGTCCGTGCTGCGCGACAACAAGGTGACGGGCAACCGCATCACCGACGTCATGGAGGTCGCGCAGCAGCAGCACGACGGCGGTGCGATCTACACCCAGGGCGCCCAGCCCGGCACGGTCCTCAGCGGCAACTACATCAACCGCTCCGCGTACGGCAACACCGAACGCGACGGCAACGGCATCTACCTCGACGAGCAGTCCTCGCACATCACCGTCGAGCGGAACGTCATCACCCGCATCGGCTACAAGTGGGTCTCGAACTGGGCGGACTACGGAATCCAGAACACCGCACGCGGCAACTGGACCGACACCGCGGCCCCGGCCCTCGGCGGCAGCGGCTCCGTCATGACGGACAACCTCACCGGCCTGGACCGGCTGCCCGCCGAGGCGCTCGCCGTCGCCGCACGGGCGGGCGCCCGAGGCGGCCCGGTCGAGCAGCTGCGCACCGACCTGGCCCGCACCGGCACAGCCACCCAGTCCTCGACCGAGGGGACGGCGACGGCGGCACGCGCCCTGGACGCCGACACCAACACGGACACCCGCACGCTCTCCGAGGCCGGTGCCTGGTGGCAGGTGGACCTCGGCGCCGTCCGGCACGTCCGGCAGATCGAGATCTGGAACGACGCCTCCTCCACCACGGCCGACTTCGACATCGTGACGGACGACGGGACGGTGCACATCAGCGGGAAGGCGCTGCGTCCCACGCTGGTGAACCTGGACAGCCGGACCCGCACGGTGAAGATCGTGTCCTCCGGTACGGGCCGGGTGGCGCTCGCCCAGGTTCTCGTCCACCCCTGA
- a CDS encoding M1 family metallopeptidase — MTTRRTALRLGGVAVAAAAAVPALGPAATAQPHRFDPKPGSNGVGDPLFPTLGNGGYQVVHYDLAFDFTPVTYDFTATVKINARATQDLSAFNLDTDGHTIDAVTVSGRPATWELTPGQSGQEFTITPARPLHDGQAFTVEVRYRGNGKAPRLGLTGWRFGTDGGFASAAQSSRADTFLPCNDTPSDKATWTFHISAPKGFVATANGELTHKSRRADGSTVWHFALRERMATELIGIAVVKGTYLYGTSHQGLPLRHIVPQGQEEKYGPVVARTPDHLAWLEAKFGRYPFSVYGVHIYDGYTDALENQTLSLFSTNWFKPDANGRPGYETTMVHELVHQWFGDSVTPNDWQQAWLNEGPAVYYAGLYGEERGWSVLEDKMRATYEKLDAVRAADGPPGLPKALGGTNIYDGGALVLYALSLRAGRRKFDTVMREWVKRFKDSTYTSEAFIRHTVDVTGDRSLDPFLRDWLFGAVNPPMPGHPDWKATA; from the coding sequence GTGACGACACGACGCACGGCCCTCAGACTCGGCGGGGTGGCGGTCGCCGCAGCCGCCGCCGTACCGGCCCTCGGCCCGGCCGCCACCGCACAGCCGCACCGCTTCGACCCGAAGCCCGGCTCGAACGGCGTCGGCGACCCGCTCTTCCCGACGCTCGGCAACGGCGGCTACCAGGTCGTCCACTACGACCTGGCCTTCGACTTCACCCCGGTGACGTACGACTTCACCGCGACCGTGAAGATCAACGCCAGGGCCACCCAGGACCTCTCCGCGTTCAACCTGGACACCGACGGCCACACCATCGACGCGGTCACCGTCTCCGGCCGCCCCGCGACCTGGGAGCTCACCCCCGGCCAGAGCGGCCAGGAGTTCACGATCACCCCGGCCCGCCCGCTCCACGACGGACAGGCCTTCACCGTCGAGGTCCGCTACCGCGGCAACGGCAAGGCGCCCCGACTCGGCCTCACCGGCTGGAGGTTCGGCACCGACGGCGGTTTCGCCTCGGCGGCCCAGTCCTCGCGCGCCGACACCTTCCTGCCGTGCAACGACACCCCGTCGGACAAGGCGACGTGGACGTTCCACATCAGCGCACCCAAGGGCTTCGTCGCCACCGCCAACGGCGAGCTGACCCACAAGTCCCGGCGCGCCGACGGCTCCACGGTCTGGCACTTCGCGCTGCGCGAGCGGATGGCGACCGAACTCATCGGCATCGCCGTCGTCAAGGGCACCTACCTGTACGGCACGAGCCACCAGGGCCTGCCGCTGCGTCACATCGTCCCCCAGGGCCAGGAGGAGAAGTACGGCCCGGTCGTGGCCCGCACCCCGGACCATCTGGCCTGGCTGGAGGCGAAGTTCGGCCGCTACCCGTTCTCCGTCTACGGCGTCCACATCTACGACGGCTACACCGACGCCCTGGAGAACCAGACCCTGTCGCTGTTCTCCACCAACTGGTTCAAGCCCGACGCCAACGGCCGGCCCGGATACGAGACCACCATGGTGCACGAGCTCGTCCACCAGTGGTTCGGCGACTCCGTCACCCCGAACGACTGGCAGCAGGCCTGGCTGAACGAGGGTCCCGCCGTGTACTACGCCGGTCTGTACGGCGAGGAGCGCGGCTGGTCCGTCCTCGAGGACAAGATGAGGGCGACGTACGAGAAGCTCGACGCCGTCCGCGCCGCCGACGGCCCGCCCGGACTGCCGAAGGCGCTCGGCGGCACGAACATCTACGACGGCGGCGCACTCGTGCTGTACGCCCTGAGCCTGCGGGCCGGCCGACGGAAGTTCGACACGGTCATGCGCGAATGGGTCAAGCGGTTCAAGGACTCCACGTACACCAGCGAGGCCTTCATCCGGCACACCGTCGACGTCACCGGTGACCGGTCCCTGGACCCGTTCCTGCGCGACTGGCTCTTCGGGGCCGTCAACCCGCCCATGCCCGGCCACCCCGACTGGAAGGCCACCGCGTGA
- a CDS encoding extracellular solute-binding protein, with amino-acid sequence MPSSTPVNRRALFRMGAGIGLGLAAAPLLAACGDGGTTAKAEAKSASLLPDTAIRNIGLKPDLAGTAAGVPQGFFSYPAKPLRATKGAPLKGAEPVSATMETFSPPPPSRGRNAAWQAIEKLLGGRVNITAVPADDYSTKFSTMVASDSLPDLFMYPEVGGVDNKAAFLRAKCADLTPYLAGDKVRDYPNLAAIPKGAWQSAIFGGKLYGIPIARTGTGGAGFYRHDLFEEIGITSLDQITGLDRFVEACKELTRPKKDQYAIIAGVTNVLAMSAGAPYAWRMDPKTGRFTTDLETPEFRQAVETARSLYKAGCYYPGTLQMSGAQKAQYTDMFKNGKGAYVYDGMPTYLAPGVGYIAAMKAIDKKYDPRPFVPFGSSPVAWMDNVKLENTYVKNASGERVRQILALADFAASPFGSEEYTLINYGVEGKDFTRDAKGNPALTKQGTQDVTVPWKFISSAVPAVFSADSQDGVRHVHEAFTKMIPIMEQDPTLQYSSPTWDSKGYGSLYTFKQDALKDVISGRKPMSAYDRLVKDYLAKGGEQARGEFEEAAQKGKK; translated from the coding sequence GTGCCGAGCTCAACCCCCGTCAACCGCAGAGCGCTGTTCCGCATGGGTGCGGGCATCGGTCTGGGACTGGCCGCCGCCCCGCTGCTCGCCGCCTGCGGCGACGGCGGCACGACCGCCAAGGCCGAGGCCAAGAGCGCCTCGCTGCTCCCCGACACCGCGATCCGCAACATCGGTCTCAAGCCCGATCTCGCCGGCACGGCGGCCGGCGTTCCGCAGGGCTTCTTCAGCTACCCGGCGAAGCCGCTGAGGGCCACCAAGGGCGCGCCGCTCAAGGGTGCAGAGCCGGTCAGCGCGACAATGGAGACCTTCTCGCCGCCGCCGCCCTCGCGCGGCAGGAACGCCGCCTGGCAGGCCATCGAGAAGCTGCTCGGCGGCCGGGTGAACATCACCGCCGTCCCGGCGGACGACTACAGCACCAAGTTCTCCACCATGGTCGCCAGCGACAGCCTGCCGGACCTCTTCATGTACCCAGAGGTCGGCGGGGTCGACAACAAGGCGGCCTTCCTGCGGGCCAAGTGCGCCGACCTGACCCCGTACCTCGCCGGGGACAAGGTCAGGGACTACCCCAACCTGGCCGCGATCCCGAAGGGTGCCTGGCAGTCCGCCATCTTCGGCGGAAAGCTCTACGGCATCCCGATCGCGCGTACCGGCACCGGCGGTGCGGGCTTCTACCGGCACGACCTGTTCGAGGAGATCGGCATCACGAGCCTCGACCAGATCACCGGCCTCGACCGGTTCGTCGAGGCGTGCAAGGAGCTGACCCGCCCCAAGAAGGACCAGTACGCGATCATCGCGGGCGTCACCAACGTCCTCGCCATGTCGGCCGGCGCGCCGTACGCCTGGCGGATGGATCCCAAGACCGGCAGGTTCACCACCGACCTGGAGACCCCGGAGTTCCGTCAGGCGGTGGAGACCGCCCGGTCGCTGTACAAGGCGGGCTGCTACTACCCGGGCACCCTCCAGATGTCCGGGGCGCAGAAGGCGCAGTACACGGACATGTTCAAGAACGGCAAGGGCGCCTACGTCTACGACGGAATGCCCACCTATCTGGCGCCCGGGGTCGGCTACATCGCCGCGATGAAGGCGATCGACAAGAAGTACGACCCGAGGCCCTTCGTGCCGTTCGGCTCCTCGCCCGTCGCCTGGATGGACAACGTCAAGCTGGAGAACACCTATGTGAAGAACGCGTCCGGGGAGCGGGTGCGGCAGATCCTGGCGCTGGCCGACTTCGCCGCGTCACCGTTCGGCAGCGAGGAGTACACGCTCATCAACTACGGCGTCGAGGGCAAGGACTTCACCCGCGACGCGAAGGGCAATCCGGCGCTCACGAAGCAGGGCACCCAGGACGTCACCGTGCCCTGGAAGTTCATCTCCTCCGCCGTCCCGGCCGTCTTCAGCGCCGACTCGCAGGACGGCGTCCGCCATGTGCACGAGGCCTTCACCAAGATGATCCCGATCATGGAGCAGGACCCGACGCTCCAGTACTCCTCGCCCACCTGGGACTCCAAGGGCTACGGCAGCCTCTACACGTTCAAGCAGGACGCGCTCAAGGACGTCATCTCCGGCCGCAAGCCCATGTCCGCCTACGACCGGCTGGTCAAGGACTACCTGGCCAAGGGCGGCGAGCAGGCCCGCGGCGAATTCGAGGAAGCCGCTCAGAAGGGGAAGAAGTGA
- a CDS encoding carbohydrate ABC transporter permease — protein sequence MERPTRMGQTAKALAVVVVVLAVAYPLVGVIGTSFASQTDIIKASGLVLWPDHPNLDAYRTIFTGGVVTRALIVSVGITVLGTLASLLVTVGMAYGLSRRDVTGSRAILMIALFTMLFNAGIIPNFLLVKGLGLYDTYAALVMPTLVSAFNLVVLRSFFMNLPDELYDAAKVDGAGDFRILVRIVLPLSKAVLAVISLFYAVTYWNAFFNSLLYLNDSDKWPLPMVLRTYVLQGQSLNSASAGEVLAPQQAVQMAVLVIAVVPILCVYPFLQRYFTKGVLTGAVKG from the coding sequence ATGGAACGCCCGACCCGCATGGGGCAGACCGCCAAGGCGCTGGCCGTTGTCGTGGTTGTCCTCGCGGTGGCCTATCCGCTGGTCGGCGTCATCGGTACGAGCTTCGCCTCGCAGACCGACATCATCAAGGCCTCCGGCCTCGTCCTGTGGCCCGACCACCCCAATCTGGACGCCTACCGCACGATCTTCACCGGCGGGGTCGTCACCCGGGCGCTGATCGTCTCCGTCGGCATCACCGTCCTCGGCACCCTCGCCAGCCTGCTCGTCACCGTCGGCATGGCGTACGGACTCTCCCGCCGCGACGTCACCGGCTCCCGCGCCATCTTGATGATCGCCCTGTTCACCATGCTGTTCAACGCGGGCATCATCCCGAACTTCCTGCTGGTCAAGGGGCTCGGCCTGTACGACACCTACGCGGCGCTCGTCATGCCCACCCTGGTCAGCGCCTTCAACCTGGTCGTCCTGCGGTCCTTCTTCATGAACCTGCCGGACGAGCTGTACGACGCGGCGAAGGTCGACGGCGCCGGCGACTTCCGCATCCTGGTGCGGATCGTCCTGCCGCTGTCCAAGGCCGTACTCGCCGTGATCAGCCTCTTCTACGCGGTGACGTACTGGAACGCCTTCTTCAACTCGCTCCTGTACCTCAACGACTCCGACAAATGGCCGCTGCCCATGGTGCTGCGGACCTACGTCCTCCAGGGCCAGAGCCTGAACTCCGCCTCGGCCGGCGAGGTGCTCGCCCCGCAGCAGGCCGTTCAGATGGCGGTCCTGGTGATCGCCGTCGTACCGATCCTCTGCGTCTATCCGTTCCTCCAGCGCTACTTCACCAAGGGCGTGCTCACCGGCGCCGTCAAGGGCTGA
- a CDS encoding ABC transporter permease, producing MADTAPPLPREKRRQRADEPAPPDARAVAAPRRLTLGQRIKRDRVMLLLTLPGLLYFVVFHYVPLLGYVVAFQDYQPYLGYMHSVWVGFANFSAAFGEPAFWSATFNTLEIALVQLVFFFPIPVALALLLNSIASDRIRRFVQSVVYLPHFIGWVIIVSIFQQILGGAGLLPDVLGGLGLPRYDMMSDPDAFPWLLTLQVAWKDAGWGTIIILAALLNIDRQSYEAAAIDGAGPRRRLWHVTLPGIAPVLILLLILNLGQILSVGFEQILLQRDAVGPDAGEVLDTYVYYHGIKDNDWGVAAAVGLVKAVIGTVLVLGANKLAHRLGHEGVYRGADR from the coding sequence ATGGCTGACACAGCACCCCCGCTGCCGCGGGAAAAGCGGCGGCAGCGGGCCGACGAACCCGCCCCGCCCGACGCCCGGGCCGTTGCCGCACCGCGCCGGCTGACGCTCGGGCAGCGGATCAAGCGCGACCGGGTGATGCTGCTGCTCACCCTGCCCGGCCTGCTCTACTTCGTCGTCTTCCACTACGTGCCGCTGCTCGGGTACGTGGTGGCGTTCCAGGACTACCAGCCGTATCTCGGATACATGCACAGCGTCTGGGTCGGCTTCGCCAACTTCTCCGCGGCGTTCGGTGAACCGGCCTTCTGGAGCGCGACGTTCAACACTCTGGAGATCGCCCTCGTCCAGCTGGTGTTCTTCTTCCCGATCCCGGTCGCACTGGCCCTGCTGCTCAACAGCATCGCGAGCGACCGCATCAGGCGCTTCGTGCAGAGTGTCGTCTATCTGCCGCACTTCATCGGCTGGGTCATCATCGTCTCGATCTTCCAGCAGATCCTGGGCGGCGCCGGACTGCTGCCCGATGTCCTGGGGGGTCTGGGGCTGCCGCGCTACGACATGATGAGCGACCCCGACGCCTTTCCCTGGCTGCTGACCCTTCAGGTCGCCTGGAAGGACGCGGGCTGGGGCACGATCATCATCCTGGCCGCGCTGCTGAACATCGACCGGCAGAGTTACGAGGCCGCCGCCATCGACGGCGCGGGACCCAGGCGCCGACTCTGGCACGTCACCCTGCCGGGCATCGCCCCGGTACTCATCCTGCTGCTGATCCTCAACCTCGGGCAGATCCTCTCCGTCGGCTTCGAGCAGATCCTGCTCCAGCGCGACGCGGTCGGCCCCGACGCCGGTGAGGTCCTCGACACCTACGTCTACTACCACGGCATCAAGGACAACGACTGGGGCGTCGCCGCCGCCGTCGGACTCGTCAAGGCCGTCATCGGCACCGTCCTCGTGCTGGGCGCGAACAAGCTCGCCCACCGACTCGGCCACGAAGGGGTGTACCGCGGTGCTGACCGCTGA
- a CDS encoding hydroxyacid dehydrogenase — MSPGLLDEVFPPPVRARLEETADLLDPSVISEFDSPAATAALSEAEVLLTGWGCPPVDAALLERAPALRAVIHAAGTVKTFLSLDAFDRGIVVSSAAAANAVPVAEFTLAAIIMGAKRVFPLAGLYRARRTHRTGADLDRQHWLGTHGLTVGVVGASRIGRRVIELLRVLDAEVLLYDPYVGAAEAERLGVTPADLDTLVATSDVVTVHAPDTPETRGIIDARRIGLMRPGTLLVNTARGPLVDTEALTGHLVSGRLDAVLDVTSPEPLPAGHPLWDLPNVFLTPHLAGAQGNEVGRLGALAVDELARYARGEPFGHPVHRADLGRIA, encoded by the coding sequence ATGAGCCCCGGACTGCTGGACGAGGTCTTCCCGCCTCCCGTCCGGGCCCGGCTGGAGGAGACGGCGGACCTCCTCGACCCGTCCGTGATCAGCGAGTTCGACTCCCCCGCCGCCACCGCGGCACTGTCCGAAGCCGAGGTGCTGCTGACCGGGTGGGGCTGCCCGCCCGTGGACGCCGCGCTGCTGGAGAGGGCGCCCGCGCTGCGGGCGGTGATCCACGCGGCCGGCACCGTGAAGACGTTTCTGTCCCTGGACGCCTTCGACCGCGGGATCGTCGTCTCCTCGGCCGCCGCCGCCAACGCCGTGCCGGTGGCGGAGTTCACCCTGGCCGCGATCATCATGGGCGCCAAGCGGGTGTTCCCGCTGGCGGGGCTCTACCGCGCCCGTCGCACCCACCGCACCGGCGCCGACCTCGACCGGCAGCACTGGCTCGGCACGCACGGGCTGACCGTCGGCGTCGTCGGCGCCTCCCGGATCGGCCGCCGGGTCATCGAGCTGCTGCGGGTCCTGGACGCGGAGGTGCTGCTGTACGACCCGTACGTGGGCGCCGCCGAGGCGGAGCGCCTGGGCGTCACCCCCGCCGATCTGGACACGCTCGTGGCGACCAGCGACGTGGTGACCGTGCACGCCCCGGACACCCCCGAGACCCGGGGGATCATCGACGCCCGCCGGATCGGCCTGATGCGTCCCGGCACGCTGCTCGTCAACACGGCCCGCGGCCCGCTGGTGGACACCGAGGCGCTGACCGGGCACCTGGTCAGCGGGCGGCTCGACGCGGTCCTGGATGTGACCTCGCCCGAGCCGCTGCCGGCCGGCCACCCGCTGTGGGACCTGCCCAACGTCTTCCTGACCCCGCATCTCGCGGGCGCCCAGGGCAACGAGGTGGGCCGGCTGGGCGCGCTCGCCGTCGACGAGCTGGCCCGGTACGCGCGGGGCGAGCCCTTCGGCCACCCGGTGCACCGGGCCGACCTGGGGAGGATCGCATGA
- a CDS encoding LacI family DNA-binding transcriptional regulator, which translates to MRRQNTAADGQRRATVTDVARLAGVSTATVSRVLNRNYPVAEATRERVESAMRELGYVVNAHARALAGVSNRTVGIIVNEVIDPFYAYIARGVEREAALGGRLCLVCCTQGDPQRELAFIDLMHERRADAVVVVGGSIADRGYTSELARRARELDAGGSKLVLCGRPPLGEAAPTAAVEYDNEGGAFAITDHLLMQGHERILYLGGPPRLSTTRDRLAGHRRALELRGLPADPELVQPGAFSRNFGYRRMSELIRDGLEFTAVFAANDVVAAGAAQALEEAGLRVPKDISLVGYDDIPVAQELRPRLTTVHVPLEEMGRQAVRLAVSGGDEDDWREPTTGALRLGTHIVVRDSVGPRAGRPSRK; encoded by the coding sequence ATGCGCCGGCAGAACACGGCCGCGGACGGACAGCGGCGGGCGACGGTCACCGATGTCGCGCGGCTCGCAGGCGTCTCGACGGCCACCGTCTCCCGCGTCCTGAACCGCAACTACCCCGTCGCGGAGGCGACCCGGGAACGTGTCGAGTCGGCGATGCGCGAGCTCGGCTACGTGGTCAACGCGCACGCCCGCGCACTGGCCGGGGTCTCCAACCGGACCGTCGGCATCATCGTCAACGAGGTCATCGACCCCTTCTACGCCTATATCGCGCGGGGCGTGGAGCGCGAGGCCGCACTCGGCGGACGGCTCTGCCTGGTGTGCTGCACCCAGGGCGACCCGCAGCGCGAGCTGGCCTTCATCGACCTGATGCACGAGCGCAGGGCGGACGCGGTGGTGGTGGTCGGCGGCTCCATCGCCGATCGCGGCTACACCTCCGAACTGGCCCGCCGGGCACGTGAGCTGGACGCGGGCGGCTCCAAGCTGGTGCTGTGCGGCAGGCCGCCGCTGGGCGAGGCGGCCCCGACCGCCGCGGTCGAGTACGACAACGAGGGCGGCGCCTTCGCCATCACCGACCACCTGCTGATGCAGGGCCACGAGCGCATCCTCTACCTCGGCGGCCCGCCCAGGCTCTCCACTACCCGCGACCGGCTGGCCGGGCACCGGCGGGCCCTGGAACTGCGCGGACTGCCCGCCGATCCCGAGCTGGTCCAGCCCGGCGCCTTCAGCCGTAACTTCGGCTACCGGCGGATGAGTGAACTGATCAGGGACGGACTGGAGTTCACGGCCGTCTTCGCGGCGAACGACGTCGTCGCCGCCGGTGCCGCACAGGCGCTGGAGGAGGCCGGGCTGCGGGTGCCGAAGGACATCTCGCTGGTGGGGTACGACGACATCCCGGTCGCCCAGGAGCTGCGTCCCCGGCTGACCACGGTCCACGTACCGCTGGAGGAGATGGGGCGCCAGGCGGTGCGGCTGGCCGTCTCCGGCGGCGACGAGGACGACTGGCGGGAGCCGACCACGGGTGCGCTGCGGCTCGGTACTCACATCGTGGTACGCGATTCCGTCGGGCCCCGGGCGGGCCGGCCCTCGCGCAAGTGA